In Hemicordylus capensis ecotype Gifberg chromosome 3, rHemCap1.1.pri, whole genome shotgun sequence, one DNA window encodes the following:
- the LOC128351019 gene encoding uncharacterized protein LOC128351019 isoform X1 translates to MGGCWSWVNCRSHPEAEPKDEDEDEEGAQTGHPRNPAHVAPCPGGPMLHHFLGDPLREEPNEATLVPGPLPGLHVPTDILGKELNEETSMLGSLPESCVPTDILEEELNEKTSVPGSLPEPHVPTDILEQEFNEEMLVPRSLPGPCITNDILGEEPNEATLVPEPLPILCVPTDILGKEVNEETSKPGPLPGPHITNGILREELNEATSVPGSLSGPLISTDILEETLNEETLMPGSLLGPHITNDILGEEVNEETSVPGPSIPTGTPKEEAFVSEPLPEPSIANNYLEQEVEILKGLQNDYVQRQMRVRRISQQFPRSLRVINLQIGHTRTRLIRSEVRLQRWGKEGDQALMPVIQTASHGEQ, encoded by the exons atgggtggctgctggtcatgggtgaactgtag gtctcacccagaagcagaaccaaa ggatgaagatgaagatgaagagggggcacagactg gtcatcccagaaatccGGCCCATGTTGCCCCGTGTCCTGGGGgacccatgttgcaccattttctgggggaccCTCTGAGGGAAGAGCCCAATGAGGCAACCTTGGTGCCAGGACCCCTTCCAGGACTTCATGTCcccactgacattctggggaaagagctcaatgaggaaacctcaatgctAGGATCCCTTCCAGAATCTTGCGTCCCCACagatattctggaggaagagctcaatgAGAAAACGTcggtgccaggatcccttccagaacctcacGTCCCCACTGATATTCTGGAGCAAGAGTTCAATGAAGAAATGTTGgtgccaagatcccttccaggaccttgcatcaccaatgacattctgggggaagagcccaatgaggcaaccttggtgccagaaccccttccaataCTTTGTGTCCCCACcgacattctggggaaagaggtcaatgaggaaacctcaaagccaggacctcttccaggacctcacatcaccaatggtATTCTGAGAGAAGAGCTCAACGAGGCAACTTCAGTGCCAGGATCTCTTTCAGGACCTCTCATTTccactgatattctggaggaaACGCTCAATGAGGAAACCTTGATGCCAGGATCCCTTCTaggacctcacatcaccaatgacattctgggggaagaggtcaatgaggaaacctcagtgccaggtccttccatccccactggcactccaaagGAAGAAGCTTTTGTGTCAGAGCCCTTACCAGAGCCTTCCATTGCTAACAATTACCTTGAGCAAGAAGTAGAAATCCTCAAAGGATTACAGAATGACTATGTCCAGCGGC aaatgAGGGTTCGTCGCATTTCCCAgcagttccctcgttctctccgggtcatcaacctgcaaattggacacacgcggacaaggctcatccgcagtgaagttcggctgcagcggtggggaaaggaag gtgACCAAGCTCTGATGCCTGTAATTCAGACAGCTTCTCATGGTGAGCAGTAA
- the LOC128351019 gene encoding uncharacterized protein LOC128351019 isoform X2 produces MLHHFLGDPLREEPNEATLVPGPLPGLHVPTDILGKELNEETSMLGSLPESCVPTDILEEELNEKTSVPGSLPEPHVPTDILEQEFNEEMLVPRSLPGPCITNDILGEEPNEATLVPEPLPILCVPTDILGKEVNEETSKPGPLPGPHITNGILREELNEATSVPGSLSGPLISTDILEETLNEETLMPGSLLGPHITNDILGEEVNEETSVPGPSIPTGTPKEEAFVSEPLPEPSIANNYLEQEVEILKGLQNDYVQRQMRVRRISQQFPRSLRVINLQIGHTRTRLIRSEVRLQRWGKEGDQALMPVIQTASHGEQ; encoded by the exons atgttgcaccattttctgggggaccCTCTGAGGGAAGAGCCCAATGAGGCAACCTTGGTGCCAGGACCCCTTCCAGGACTTCATGTCcccactgacattctggggaaagagctcaatgaggaaacctcaatgctAGGATCCCTTCCAGAATCTTGCGTCCCCACagatattctggaggaagagctcaatgAGAAAACGTcggtgccaggatcccttccagaacctcacGTCCCCACTGATATTCTGGAGCAAGAGTTCAATGAAGAAATGTTGgtgccaagatcccttccaggaccttgcatcaccaatgacattctgggggaagagcccaatgaggcaaccttggtgccagaaccccttccaataCTTTGTGTCCCCACcgacattctggggaaagaggtcaatgaggaaacctcaaagccaggacctcttccaggacctcacatcaccaatggtATTCTGAGAGAAGAGCTCAACGAGGCAACTTCAGTGCCAGGATCTCTTTCAGGACCTCTCATTTccactgatattctggaggaaACGCTCAATGAGGAAACCTTGATGCCAGGATCCCTTCTaggacctcacatcaccaatgacattctgggggaagaggtcaatgaggaaacctcagtgccaggtccttccatccccactggcactccaaagGAAGAAGCTTTTGTGTCAGAGCCCTTACCAGAGCCTTCCATTGCTAACAATTACCTTGAGCAAGAAGTAGAAATCCTCAAAGGATTACAGAATGACTATGTCCAGCGGC aaatgAGGGTTCGTCGCATTTCCCAgcagttccctcgttctctccgggtcatcaacctgcaaattggacacacgcggacaaggctcatccgcagtgaagttcggctgcagcggtggggaaaggaag gtgACCAAGCTCTGATGCCTGTAATTCAGACAGCTTCTCATGGTGAGCAGTAA